The following coding sequences lie in one Maylandia zebra isolate NMK-2024a linkage group LG14, Mzebra_GT3a, whole genome shotgun sequence genomic window:
- the mnta gene encoding max-binding protein MNT isoform X1, with amino-acid sequence MSIETLLEAAKFLEFQAQQQQKAREDEKEKLRLQHLKEQSHPNVNSTIHINNVSKAEELHMESRPSPIPSALSSPSVPITVIPIPVVTPNLTGSPTLPATTLSPPAAPPLASPKTDSHPPLEQSAAALLWSPQPKPDTQTMVTANHKQPIQNHHLQPQLVTQTNNTKLHQQLVQRYPGTIVSPIQQQALLPHSGPLLQQAPLHNGPVSRGSPPDDSRHLDSKKRPGGAGTREVHNKLEKNRRAHLKECFETLKKNIPNIDEKKTSNLSVLRSALRYIQTLKRKEKEYEHDMERLAREKIATQQRLAELKNDLSQWMDVIEIDRILRQTVQPEEDQASTSTASEGEDIMDDDLDEEPAPRAPTALPTVPQIMKPELRTTATPTQVLTVMPTTTTSFTTPHNQRKAPQHQPQSLLVTPPQPLSKPAAPPTLTATTSSTPCQLSNPTQTQMVTTPSLHPTVIAHAPVSHPSVIQVIPSQSSKNIAQLGPSTTTSSVQLAPGHQPISHITVHPVAHLSQHLPTLYSQPVAVTQPAVVGHITQTINHAHVNGSAPAQPAATIVGKQTAVSTQMMAHHPQLVGQTVLNPVTMVTMPSFPISTLKLA; translated from the exons ATGAGCATCGAAACGCTTCTGGAAGCGGCCAAGTTTTTGGAATTTCAAGCCCAGCAACAACAGAAAGCACGTG AGGATGAAAAGGAGAAGCTGCGTCTGCAGCACCTGAAAGAGCAGAGCCACCCTAATGTGAACTCCACAATCCACATCAACAATGTTTCTAAAGCAGAGGAGCTCCACATGGAGTCCCGTCCCTCACCCATACCATCAGCTCTGTCCTCTCCCTCTGTCCCCATTACAGTCATCCCGATACCTGTGGTCACCCCCAACCTTACAGGCTCACCTACTCTACCTGCTACCACGCTCTCccctcctgctgctcctccactgGCCTCCCCAAAAACAGACTCTCATCCCCCTCTGGAGCAAagtgcagcagctctactctggtCTCCACAGCCCAAACCTGACACCCAAACCATGGTGACTGCCAACCACAAGCAGCCGATACAAAACCACCACCTTCAGCCGCAGCTCGTCACCCAAACCAACAACACTAAACTACACCAGCAGCTGGTTCAGCGCTATCCGGGTACCATCGTCTCGCCCATACAGCAGCAAGCCTTACTGCCCCATTCAGGCCCCTTGCTTCAGCAGGCCCCTCTGCACAATGGCCCCGTCAGCCGGGGAAGTCCTCCTGATGACAGTCGCCACCTAGACAGCAAGAAGAGGCCTGGAGG GGCTGGTACAAGAGAGGTGCATAACAAACTTGAGAAAAACAG ACGAGCACACCTGAAGGAGTGCTTCGAGACGCTGAAAAAGAACATCCCGAACATTGATGAGAAGAAAACCTCCAACCTGAGTGTCTTAAGAAGTGCACTGAGATACATTCAG ACATTAAAGCGCAAAGAGAAGGAGTATGAGCACGACATGGAGCGTCTGGCCAGAGAAAAGATCGCTACCCAACAGCGACTAGCAGAGCTGAAGAATGATCTTAGCCAGTGGATGGATGTGATCGAGATCGACCGCATCCTCCGACAGACAGTGCAGCCGGAGGAGGACCAAGCTTCAACCTCCACAGCCTCGG AAGGTGAAGACATCATGGATGACGATCTGGACGAAGAGCCTGCGCCAAGAGCACCCACTGCCTTACCCACCGTGCCTCAAATCATGAAACCTGAGCTGCGCACAACTGCAACACCTACTCAAGTCCTAACTGTGATGCCCACCACCACTACCTCCTTCACCACCCCACACAACCAGCGCAAAGCCCCTCAGCACCAGCCTCAGTCGCTACTAGTGACCCCTCCACAGCCACTGTCTAAACCTGCAGCTCCACCAACGCTCACTGCCACTACATCCAGCACACCTTGTCAGCTGTCAAATCCCACCCAGACACAGATGGTGACCACACCCAGTCTGCACCCCACAGTTATTGCTCATGCACCAGTGTCCCACCCTTCGGTCATCCAAGTGATCCCAAGTCAGAGCTCCAAAAACATCGCCCAGCTGGgtccctccaccaccaccagctCTGTGCAGTTAGCCCCCGGCCACCAGCCCATCAGCCACATAACCGTGCACCCAGTGGCTCACCTGAGCCAGCATTTACCCACTCTCTACTCTCAGCCGGTGGCTGTCACACAGCCGGCCGTGGTCGGTCACATCACTCAAACAATAAACCATGCTCATGTGAACGGCAGTGCGCCTGCACAGCCagctgccaccattgttggTAAGCAGACAGCAGTGAGCACCCAAATGATGGCTCACCACCCGCAGCTAGTGGGTCAGACGGTGCTCAACCCTGTGACCATGGTAACCATGCCCTCCTTTCCCATCAGCACTCTGAAGCTGGCCTGA
- the mnta gene encoding max-binding protein MNT isoform X2 — protein sequence MSIETLLEAAKFLEFQAQQQQKAREDEKEKLRLQHLKEQSHPNVNSTIHINNVSKAEELHMESRPSPIPSALSSPSVPITVIPIPVVTPNLTGSPTLPATTLSPPAAPPLASPKTDSHPPLEQSAAALLWSPQPKPDTQTMVTANHKQPIQNHHLQPQLVTQTNNTKLHQQLVQRYPGTIVSPIQQQALLPHSGPLLQQAPLHNGPVSRGSPPDDSRHLDSKKRPGGRAHLKECFETLKKNIPNIDEKKTSNLSVLRSALRYIQTLKRKEKEYEHDMERLAREKIATQQRLAELKNDLSQWMDVIEIDRILRQTVQPEEDQASTSTASEGEDIMDDDLDEEPAPRAPTALPTVPQIMKPELRTTATPTQVLTVMPTTTTSFTTPHNQRKAPQHQPQSLLVTPPQPLSKPAAPPTLTATTSSTPCQLSNPTQTQMVTTPSLHPTVIAHAPVSHPSVIQVIPSQSSKNIAQLGPSTTTSSVQLAPGHQPISHITVHPVAHLSQHLPTLYSQPVAVTQPAVVGHITQTINHAHVNGSAPAQPAATIVGKQTAVSTQMMAHHPQLVGQTVLNPVTMVTMPSFPISTLKLA from the exons ATGAGCATCGAAACGCTTCTGGAAGCGGCCAAGTTTTTGGAATTTCAAGCCCAGCAACAACAGAAAGCACGTG AGGATGAAAAGGAGAAGCTGCGTCTGCAGCACCTGAAAGAGCAGAGCCACCCTAATGTGAACTCCACAATCCACATCAACAATGTTTCTAAAGCAGAGGAGCTCCACATGGAGTCCCGTCCCTCACCCATACCATCAGCTCTGTCCTCTCCCTCTGTCCCCATTACAGTCATCCCGATACCTGTGGTCACCCCCAACCTTACAGGCTCACCTACTCTACCTGCTACCACGCTCTCccctcctgctgctcctccactgGCCTCCCCAAAAACAGACTCTCATCCCCCTCTGGAGCAAagtgcagcagctctactctggtCTCCACAGCCCAAACCTGACACCCAAACCATGGTGACTGCCAACCACAAGCAGCCGATACAAAACCACCACCTTCAGCCGCAGCTCGTCACCCAAACCAACAACACTAAACTACACCAGCAGCTGGTTCAGCGCTATCCGGGTACCATCGTCTCGCCCATACAGCAGCAAGCCTTACTGCCCCATTCAGGCCCCTTGCTTCAGCAGGCCCCTCTGCACAATGGCCCCGTCAGCCGGGGAAGTCCTCCTGATGACAGTCGCCACCTAGACAGCAAGAAGAGGCCTGGAGG ACGAGCACACCTGAAGGAGTGCTTCGAGACGCTGAAAAAGAACATCCCGAACATTGATGAGAAGAAAACCTCCAACCTGAGTGTCTTAAGAAGTGCACTGAGATACATTCAG ACATTAAAGCGCAAAGAGAAGGAGTATGAGCACGACATGGAGCGTCTGGCCAGAGAAAAGATCGCTACCCAACAGCGACTAGCAGAGCTGAAGAATGATCTTAGCCAGTGGATGGATGTGATCGAGATCGACCGCATCCTCCGACAGACAGTGCAGCCGGAGGAGGACCAAGCTTCAACCTCCACAGCCTCGG AAGGTGAAGACATCATGGATGACGATCTGGACGAAGAGCCTGCGCCAAGAGCACCCACTGCCTTACCCACCGTGCCTCAAATCATGAAACCTGAGCTGCGCACAACTGCAACACCTACTCAAGTCCTAACTGTGATGCCCACCACCACTACCTCCTTCACCACCCCACACAACCAGCGCAAAGCCCCTCAGCACCAGCCTCAGTCGCTACTAGTGACCCCTCCACAGCCACTGTCTAAACCTGCAGCTCCACCAACGCTCACTGCCACTACATCCAGCACACCTTGTCAGCTGTCAAATCCCACCCAGACACAGATGGTGACCACACCCAGTCTGCACCCCACAGTTATTGCTCATGCACCAGTGTCCCACCCTTCGGTCATCCAAGTGATCCCAAGTCAGAGCTCCAAAAACATCGCCCAGCTGGgtccctccaccaccaccagctCTGTGCAGTTAGCCCCCGGCCACCAGCCCATCAGCCACATAACCGTGCACCCAGTGGCTCACCTGAGCCAGCATTTACCCACTCTCTACTCTCAGCCGGTGGCTGTCACACAGCCGGCCGTGGTCGGTCACATCACTCAAACAATAAACCATGCTCATGTGAACGGCAGTGCGCCTGCACAGCCagctgccaccattgttggTAAGCAGACAGCAGTGAGCACCCAAATGATGGCTCACCACCCGCAGCTAGTGGGTCAGACGGTGCTCAACCCTGTGACCATGGTAACCATGCCCTCCTTTCCCATCAGCACTCTGAAGCTGGCCTGA
- the septin4b gene encoding septin 4b isoform X2, translating into MEDSDHEHSSSSDEQDSCPASPNQSRHHDHDHHEQPSSHSDDSEVENIMQDPQHHGGHGLRHHKHHHHHDPEAHDADRQAEGNDRPHTPSYLRPPVAGRAQSDSGSDSGLPQSRSVEFDLPSPVSPSRPKSPWVRFDPYDSSEDQDKEYVGFATLPNQVHRKSVKKGFDFTLMVAGESGLGKSTLVNSLFLTDLYKDRKLLNAEERITQTVEITKHTVDIEEKGVKLKLTIVDTPGFGDAVNNTECWKSVADYIDQQFEQYFRDESGLNRKNIQDNRVHCCLYFISPFGHGLRPLDVEFMKALHEKVNIVPVLAKADTLTPGEVKKKKIKIREEIEQYGIKIYQFPDCDSDEDEDFKQQDHELKESIPFAVIGSNTVVEAKGKRVRGRLYPWGIVEVENPAHCDFVKLRNMLVRTHMQDLKDVTRETHYENYRAQCIQSMTRMVVKERNRNKLTRESGTDFPIPVVPGVAETETEKLIREKDEELRRMQEMLQRIQDHMITQKDGY; encoded by the exons ATGGAGGACAGTGACCACGAGCATTCCTCTTCATCAGATGAACAAGACTCCTGTCCAGCTTCCCCTAATCAGAGCAGACACCATGATCATGATCACCATGAACAG CCCTCAAGCCATTCAGATGACTCAGAAGTGGAAAACATTATGCAGGACCCTCAGCATCATGGTGGGCACGGTCTCCGCCATCACaagcatcaccaccatcatgACCCCGAGGCTCATGATGCGGACAGGCAGGCCGAGGGCAATGACCGCCCCCACACCCCGTCATATTTGCGGCCCCCCGTGGCCGGCAGGGCCCAGTCAGATTCGGGTTCAGACTCCGGTTTGCCACAAAGCCGAAGCGTGGAGTTTGACTTGCCGTCCCCCGTCAGTCCCTCCAGGCCAAAGAGCCCCTGGGTTCGATTTGACCCATACGACAGTAGCGAG GACCAGGACAAGGAGTACGTGGGTTTCGCAACGCTGCCAAACCAGGTGCACCGCAAGTCTGTCAAGAAAGGATTTGACTTCACGCTCATGGTAGCAG GTGAATCTGGCCTGGGAAAGTCCACCCTGGTCAACAGTCTGTTTCTCACAGATCTGTACAAAGATAGGAAGCTGCTCAATGCAGAAG AGAGAATCACACAAACGGTAGAAATCACCAAACACACGGTGGATATAGAGGAGAAAGGTGTCAAATTGAAACTCACCATTGTGGATACCCCTGGGTTTGGGGACGCTGTGAACAACACTGAATG CTGGAAGTCAGTGGCTGACTACATTGACCAGCAGTTCGAGCAGTACTTCAGGGATGAGAGTGGCCTCAATCGCAAGAACATCCAGGACAACCGCGTACACTGCTGCCTCTATTTCATCTCACCCTTCGGTCACGG CCTCCGACCTCTGGATGTGGAATTTATGAAGGCTCTCCATGAGAAGGTCAACATTGTCCCAGTCTTGGCCAAAGCAGACACACTCACCCCTGGTgaagtgaagaaaaagaaaattaag ATCAGAGAGGAGATTGAGCAGTACGGTATAAAGATATACCAGTTCCCCGACTGCGActctgatgaagatgaagatttCAAGCAACAAGACCATGAGCTGAAG GAAAGCATCCCCTTTGCAGTAATAGGCAGCAACACCGTGGTGGAGGCCAAAGGGAAGAGGGTGCGAGGCCGTCTGTACCCCTGGGGTATTGTAGAAG TGGAAAACCCAGCACACTGCGATTTCGTGAAGCTGAGGAACATGCTCGTTCGCACGCACATGCAAGATCTCAAGGACGTGACCCGAGAGACTCACTACGAGAACTACAGAGCTCAGTGCATCCAGAGCATGACCCGCATGGTCGTCAAGGAGCGCAACCGCAA TAAGCTAACCCGGGAGAGCGGCACAGACTTCCCCATCCCAGTGGTGCCCGGAGTGGCCGAGACCGAGACGGAAAAGCTCATCAGAGAGAAAGATGAGGAG CTGCGGCGGATGCAGGAGATGCTGCAGAGGATCCAGGATCATATGATCACTCAGAAGGACGGCTATTGA
- the septin4b gene encoding septin 4b isoform X1, which yields MEDSDHEHSSSSDEQDSCPASPNQSRHHDHDHHEQPSSHSDDSEVENIMQDPQHHGGHGLRHHKHHHHHDPEAHDADRQAEGNDRPHTPSYLRPPVAGRAQSDSGSDSGLPQSRSVEFDLPSPVSPSRPKSPWVRFDPYDSSEDQDKEYVGFATLPNQVHRKSVKKGFDFTLMVAGESGLGKSTLVNSLFLTDLYKDRKLLNAEERITQTVEITKHTVDIEEKGVKLKLTIVDTPGFGDAVNNTECWKSVADYIDQQFEQYFRDESGLNRKNIQDNRVHCCLYFISPFGHGLRPLDVEFMKALHEKVNIVPVLAKADTLTPGEVKKKKIKIREEIEQYGIKIYQFPDCDSDEDEDFKQQDHELKESIPFAVIGSNTVVEAKGKRVRGRLYPWGIVEVENPAHCDFVKLRNMLVRTHMQDLKDVTRETHYENYRAQCIQSMTRMVVKERNRNKLTRESGTDFPIPVVPGVAETETEKLIREKDEEVRHADHELESHHDHEHDSAHNFDHHEHSDRQPSPERHSDHKGDEAL from the exons ATGGAGGACAGTGACCACGAGCATTCCTCTTCATCAGATGAACAAGACTCCTGTCCAGCTTCCCCTAATCAGAGCAGACACCATGATCATGATCACCATGAACAG CCCTCAAGCCATTCAGATGACTCAGAAGTGGAAAACATTATGCAGGACCCTCAGCATCATGGTGGGCACGGTCTCCGCCATCACaagcatcaccaccatcatgACCCCGAGGCTCATGATGCGGACAGGCAGGCCGAGGGCAATGACCGCCCCCACACCCCGTCATATTTGCGGCCCCCCGTGGCCGGCAGGGCCCAGTCAGATTCGGGTTCAGACTCCGGTTTGCCACAAAGCCGAAGCGTGGAGTTTGACTTGCCGTCCCCCGTCAGTCCCTCCAGGCCAAAGAGCCCCTGGGTTCGATTTGACCCATACGACAGTAGCGAG GACCAGGACAAGGAGTACGTGGGTTTCGCAACGCTGCCAAACCAGGTGCACCGCAAGTCTGTCAAGAAAGGATTTGACTTCACGCTCATGGTAGCAG GTGAATCTGGCCTGGGAAAGTCCACCCTGGTCAACAGTCTGTTTCTCACAGATCTGTACAAAGATAGGAAGCTGCTCAATGCAGAAG AGAGAATCACACAAACGGTAGAAATCACCAAACACACGGTGGATATAGAGGAGAAAGGTGTCAAATTGAAACTCACCATTGTGGATACCCCTGGGTTTGGGGACGCTGTGAACAACACTGAATG CTGGAAGTCAGTGGCTGACTACATTGACCAGCAGTTCGAGCAGTACTTCAGGGATGAGAGTGGCCTCAATCGCAAGAACATCCAGGACAACCGCGTACACTGCTGCCTCTATTTCATCTCACCCTTCGGTCACGG CCTCCGACCTCTGGATGTGGAATTTATGAAGGCTCTCCATGAGAAGGTCAACATTGTCCCAGTCTTGGCCAAAGCAGACACACTCACCCCTGGTgaagtgaagaaaaagaaaattaag ATCAGAGAGGAGATTGAGCAGTACGGTATAAAGATATACCAGTTCCCCGACTGCGActctgatgaagatgaagatttCAAGCAACAAGACCATGAGCTGAAG GAAAGCATCCCCTTTGCAGTAATAGGCAGCAACACCGTGGTGGAGGCCAAAGGGAAGAGGGTGCGAGGCCGTCTGTACCCCTGGGGTATTGTAGAAG TGGAAAACCCAGCACACTGCGATTTCGTGAAGCTGAGGAACATGCTCGTTCGCACGCACATGCAAGATCTCAAGGACGTGACCCGAGAGACTCACTACGAGAACTACAGAGCTCAGTGCATCCAGAGCATGACCCGCATGGTCGTCAAGGAGCGCAACCGCAA TAAGCTAACCCGGGAGAGCGGCACAGACTTCCCCATCCCAGTGGTGCCCGGAGTGGCCGAGACCGAGACGGAAAAGCTCATCAGAGAGAAAGATGAGGAGGTACGGCACGCCGACCACGAACTGGAGTCGCATCACGACCACGAGCATGACTCTGCCCACAATTTTGATCACCACGAGCACTCAGACCGTCAGCCCAGCCCAGAGAGGCACTCAGATCACAAAGGCGATGAAGCTCTCTGA
- the septin4b gene encoding septin 4b isoform X4 translates to MDQDKEYVGFATLPNQVHRKSVKKGFDFTLMVAGESGLGKSTLVNSLFLTDLYKDRKLLNAEERITQTVEITKHTVDIEEKGVKLKLTIVDTPGFGDAVNNTECWKSVADYIDQQFEQYFRDESGLNRKNIQDNRVHCCLYFISPFGHGLRPLDVEFMKALHEKVNIVPVLAKADTLTPGEVKKKKIKIREEIEQYGIKIYQFPDCDSDEDEDFKQQDHELKESIPFAVIGSNTVVEAKGKRVRGRLYPWGIVEVENPAHCDFVKLRNMLVRTHMQDLKDVTRETHYENYRAQCIQSMTRMVVKERNRNKLTRESGTDFPIPVVPGVAETETEKLIREKDEEVRHADHELESHHDHEHDSAHNFDHHEHSDRQPSPERHSDHKGDEAL, encoded by the exons GACCAGGACAAGGAGTACGTGGGTTTCGCAACGCTGCCAAACCAGGTGCACCGCAAGTCTGTCAAGAAAGGATTTGACTTCACGCTCATGGTAGCAG GTGAATCTGGCCTGGGAAAGTCCACCCTGGTCAACAGTCTGTTTCTCACAGATCTGTACAAAGATAGGAAGCTGCTCAATGCAGAAG AGAGAATCACACAAACGGTAGAAATCACCAAACACACGGTGGATATAGAGGAGAAAGGTGTCAAATTGAAACTCACCATTGTGGATACCCCTGGGTTTGGGGACGCTGTGAACAACACTGAATG CTGGAAGTCAGTGGCTGACTACATTGACCAGCAGTTCGAGCAGTACTTCAGGGATGAGAGTGGCCTCAATCGCAAGAACATCCAGGACAACCGCGTACACTGCTGCCTCTATTTCATCTCACCCTTCGGTCACGG CCTCCGACCTCTGGATGTGGAATTTATGAAGGCTCTCCATGAGAAGGTCAACATTGTCCCAGTCTTGGCCAAAGCAGACACACTCACCCCTGGTgaagtgaagaaaaagaaaattaag ATCAGAGAGGAGATTGAGCAGTACGGTATAAAGATATACCAGTTCCCCGACTGCGActctgatgaagatgaagatttCAAGCAACAAGACCATGAGCTGAAG GAAAGCATCCCCTTTGCAGTAATAGGCAGCAACACCGTGGTGGAGGCCAAAGGGAAGAGGGTGCGAGGCCGTCTGTACCCCTGGGGTATTGTAGAAG TGGAAAACCCAGCACACTGCGATTTCGTGAAGCTGAGGAACATGCTCGTTCGCACGCACATGCAAGATCTCAAGGACGTGACCCGAGAGACTCACTACGAGAACTACAGAGCTCAGTGCATCCAGAGCATGACCCGCATGGTCGTCAAGGAGCGCAACCGCAA TAAGCTAACCCGGGAGAGCGGCACAGACTTCCCCATCCCAGTGGTGCCCGGAGTGGCCGAGACCGAGACGGAAAAGCTCATCAGAGAGAAAGATGAGGAGGTACGGCACGCCGACCACGAACTGGAGTCGCATCACGACCACGAGCATGACTCTGCCCACAATTTTGATCACCACGAGCACTCAGACCGTCAGCCCAGCCCAGAGAGGCACTCAGATCACAAAGGCGATGAAGCTCTCTGA
- the septin4b gene encoding septin 4b isoform X3: MAANSEANSDGGDQDKEYVGFATLPNQVHRKSVKKGFDFTLMVAGESGLGKSTLVNSLFLTDLYKDRKLLNAEERITQTVEITKHTVDIEEKGVKLKLTIVDTPGFGDAVNNTECWKSVADYIDQQFEQYFRDESGLNRKNIQDNRVHCCLYFISPFGHGLRPLDVEFMKALHEKVNIVPVLAKADTLTPGEVKKKKIKIREEIEQYGIKIYQFPDCDSDEDEDFKQQDHELKESIPFAVIGSNTVVEAKGKRVRGRLYPWGIVEVENPAHCDFVKLRNMLVRTHMQDLKDVTRETHYENYRAQCIQSMTRMVVKERNRNKLTRESGTDFPIPVVPGVAETETEKLIREKDEEVRHADHELESHHDHEHDSAHNFDHHEHSDRQPSPERHSDHKGDEAL; encoded by the exons GACCAGGACAAGGAGTACGTGGGTTTCGCAACGCTGCCAAACCAGGTGCACCGCAAGTCTGTCAAGAAAGGATTTGACTTCACGCTCATGGTAGCAG GTGAATCTGGCCTGGGAAAGTCCACCCTGGTCAACAGTCTGTTTCTCACAGATCTGTACAAAGATAGGAAGCTGCTCAATGCAGAAG AGAGAATCACACAAACGGTAGAAATCACCAAACACACGGTGGATATAGAGGAGAAAGGTGTCAAATTGAAACTCACCATTGTGGATACCCCTGGGTTTGGGGACGCTGTGAACAACACTGAATG CTGGAAGTCAGTGGCTGACTACATTGACCAGCAGTTCGAGCAGTACTTCAGGGATGAGAGTGGCCTCAATCGCAAGAACATCCAGGACAACCGCGTACACTGCTGCCTCTATTTCATCTCACCCTTCGGTCACGG CCTCCGACCTCTGGATGTGGAATTTATGAAGGCTCTCCATGAGAAGGTCAACATTGTCCCAGTCTTGGCCAAAGCAGACACACTCACCCCTGGTgaagtgaagaaaaagaaaattaag ATCAGAGAGGAGATTGAGCAGTACGGTATAAAGATATACCAGTTCCCCGACTGCGActctgatgaagatgaagatttCAAGCAACAAGACCATGAGCTGAAG GAAAGCATCCCCTTTGCAGTAATAGGCAGCAACACCGTGGTGGAGGCCAAAGGGAAGAGGGTGCGAGGCCGTCTGTACCCCTGGGGTATTGTAGAAG TGGAAAACCCAGCACACTGCGATTTCGTGAAGCTGAGGAACATGCTCGTTCGCACGCACATGCAAGATCTCAAGGACGTGACCCGAGAGACTCACTACGAGAACTACAGAGCTCAGTGCATCCAGAGCATGACCCGCATGGTCGTCAAGGAGCGCAACCGCAA TAAGCTAACCCGGGAGAGCGGCACAGACTTCCCCATCCCAGTGGTGCCCGGAGTGGCCGAGACCGAGACGGAAAAGCTCATCAGAGAGAAAGATGAGGAGGTACGGCACGCCGACCACGAACTGGAGTCGCATCACGACCACGAGCATGACTCTGCCCACAATTTTGATCACCACGAGCACTCAGACCGTCAGCCCAGCCCAGAGAGGCACTCAGATCACAAAGGCGATGAAGCTCTCTGA